The sequence below is a genomic window from Setaria italica strain Yugu1 chromosome IV, Setaria_italica_v2.0, whole genome shotgun sequence.
TatcaaaataacttaaaataaatatcaatattaATTAAATATTGGATTTATAGATGACATATTTTAAGTATATATGTGATTGGATATAGGGTGGTTGCAATTTTAAACATTACCTATAATAAGTTATAGAAGTCATACATGATTATAACATTGCTTTCAAAGCACAATGAATCTAGTTCTGATTTGATGTATTTGAAGAACTACTTGCATAATGAAAAATATATGTGTAATCTTTTTGTTGACATATTCTTTATAAATAGATTTAGTAGCTTGTTTCAATTTAAAAGCAATAACTTGTATGCACATACATTTAACCAAACAATATCTTCTTTGATGATGTACATATGCAAATGATGAGCATCCATTATGTTGAAGAATTAGTGGCAAAGTTTATTTGACCAACAATAGATAACACTTATGAAGTTCAATCAATAGTCATATGGAGTTATTAAAGGAGCAAGGAACAAGAGAATTGAATTGTAGTACATCAATCCTCATCAtattgcttctttttctttggtcATCCTTTGTTAGCACAAATAAGGCATCAAAGTTCTACTTGGACCAATCTTCTCAACAATCAACTACaatatgttattttttttttcaaattcagTAACTTTTTACAACCATATCTGGTTCATTTTGACTCACAAGTGGAATAATAAGTCCAACTTAAGAGCTCAACTAGACATTTATGGGCATGCTATCTAGGATCCAACACACAAGTAGCAAACCCATTCAATTTTTACAAGGGATCCAAATAAAAATAAGATTTAAACTTTCATGTCCATGGACACATATGTTGTATGCTTGAACTTATACCTAAGCAAATAAGGCCCGGCCAGGTTCAACCCAATAGCCTAGTCTGAGCGCGCCGGGCTAAGCTCGGCTCATGCCTCTAATAGGATCGAGCGTGCTGCTAATTTTGCCGGCCCGAAAAAATTTGGGAGGGCGTGACCTGGCTGGGACTGATTATTTATTTCAATTGTCTTATGCGTAAAAATAGTGGTCCGCTCGGTCAGGGCCCAAGCCCGACTGATGTCTTTCTCGGGCGCAATACTTTGGCCCAAAATATTATGGGGATTTTCTCGGCTCGTCTTAGATCGACTTCAACTCTATTGCAACTAAAATTGTATTTTGTGTCCCCCTACTTTACAATCAGGCTCCAGACCCGATGATTCCCGCACCGATCAATCTACTATCTCGGGATATCCCTTAATAGGCTGCAGGGTAAAAAATACCGGCACCTCCCTAGTATAAAAATCAAGATTGCCATATTGACATGGTAACAAAGTTGTACAAACTTAATTTCATATTAAATTCTTGCTAAAGTTTTGAAAACTTTATTAGCTGGATATCTGGAGTTATCTCTAGATCAACAAAAAAAGGAATCAATCCTGCTAAGACTATTTAGCCAGAGCATCTCAAGTTGTATGCGCTTGAATCCAACATTATAAATTATAACTATTTTAAGAATTATATTAGTCATATCATTGCTGGCATTGATTCAGTGTCAATATGGAATATTCACGTTGATGCTAAGTTATCTGTGGATCAATAGAAAAAAGAATCAATCCTGCCAAGGCTATTTAACCAGAGCGTCTCAAGCTGTATGCGCTCGAATCCAATATAATAAATTATAACTATTTTAAGAATTATATTAGTCATATCATTGCTGGCATTGATTCAGTGTCAATATAAAATGTTCATGTTGATGCTAAGTTATATATGGATCAATAGAAAAAAGGAACCAATCCCGCTAAGGCTATTTAACCGAGCGTCTCAAGCTGTATGCGCTCGAATCCAATATAATAAATTATAACTATTTTAAGAATTATATTAGTCATATCACTGAGGGTACAGACTCAGTGTCAATATGGAATGTTCACGTTGATTCTACTTCGCCCTCCATTTTCAAAATTTATAATTTCTCTTATACTAAAATGTTTATAGCACCACAAATCATAACCATGTGAAAATATTATATGATGTGAATCCAATTATACCATATTTATATAACAAAATGCATAGTATGTGAAGATTATGAGGTTTGCTCTTAGAACGATAACAAGATAGACATTTAAatatttgaataatattttCTTTGATGCTTATGCTATAGGTACTAAAGATAAAAGATCATGTTCATTTTAGTACATAAGAAACAACTAGTAGTTTGCCCTAATGAAGGAACATATGAGATAAGCCACACAACATTTTATATAATTCATATTCTTGACTCACTATTACGAATTCATACTGGACTTAATCAAATAACACCATGAGAAATGACAAAACTATAAAGTTAGGTTAATAAGGCCAATCCATCCATTTTAATGGAAATATCAATGCAAATGAAACAACAAAGTAATAGTACTACATTGTAGTAATCCTTCGGTTGATTCTCATAACATGTAATAAAAGCTCTTTGTGATCATAGGACTGCAAATTTACTTTACTTGAAGAGTCCTAGCTTAACTGTAGTAGAGATAGAAGTGAATAGAGATCAGTGTGCAAGAAACTATCAATAATTCTTTAAAAAATTCCTAAGGTTCCATTAATACATATGGTTGCAACACACATTTTCATGAAACAAGGATTTATATTACAGAAAATTAGACAACCAATGGAAATAGATATGCAGAAATaatataatatttatgatgATACTATTAAGTAATCCTTCTCTATTCCATGTGTTTGGATTCTAAATATATCCATACACAGAAGGGACATCACACGCTATGAAAATGATTGAAAATCTACATTGCAGAAAAAGTCACGCCACTTGAGTAGGGAATATAAAATCGGTAAAAGAGGATGCCAACAATCCGTTACTTAGTTTACACATAGTGTTCCAAAATTGCTTCCATTAATAAAATATGAAGCACTCATGCAtcaatttttcttcttctaaaatTCCACTCTGATGGAAAGTATCCATATAATAAAGGAACAACACAATAATTTGTGACCCAATTCACACGTAGAGTTCCAGTTATGTTGATAAGTATGAAGCATGACGCTTCAAATTTACATTACAAAATCCTGCTCGATTGAAAAGTATACGCATAATAATTATATTAATAGACATGAAGCATTGCATGCTTCAAATTTGTGTTATGAAATTTGGCTTGAATAAAAAGTATGCAAACAATATTGGATCATGTCAACAATTCGCTACCTAGTTCACACGTAAaattttggttttgttttatcATTATGAAATATTACTTGCTCGCTTGAATTTTATGTTACTAAATTCCAATCAAGTGGAGGCATACGAACATTAGCAAATACTCTCCACAAATTCAGATGTCAAGTTCGAAAACTTGGTTCTATCAATAAGCAAGAAACACTACGTGCTATTAGCGTTACGTGACTACACGTGGATAAAAACTATGCGTGCAAATTTATGTCACTAAATTATGTTTCCGTATAGATTAAAAATAATACGTGCAAATTTATGATACAAGGTTAGGTGTTTGCACGGATAAAAGTAGTACATACAAATTTACGTTATGGAATCAGCCGCACGATAAAAAACAATACGTGCAAATTTACGTTACAAGATCATATCCACACGATCATATCCACACGGATAAGATCATGGATACGATGGAAACAAATAATAAATGGCGCAATCCACGCGTTACAAATCGCAAAATCAAATCCTATTAATATGCAACAAACATTATTGCGAATTAACGGGCCTATAGTTGATCATTGTGAACTCCAAATTCAATCAAGGTAGCAGCATATTCAATCACCACTCGATCAATAAGCATCATAGACATTCAAGTTTCAAAATCTAAATGCTATAGACCTGTAGCACACACTACACTGTATCGCCCAttgcaaaacaagtttcataacaCAAATAAAACACAAAAAGACAAATTTACAAAGCCGTGGAGTAGTTTGCGGGTGGAGGGGTAGGGGAATCTGGTGAGGAAATGCAGCATGCAGACCCGACCCGTTTGGCCTTAAATGGCCCCAGCTGTTCCCATCCAAACCCAACAGAGGGActgtagagagagaaagagagtgGTCATGGCCTCGCCGGGCGccccctgccctgccctgcttAAAAACCTCGCCCCTTAATTCGCTCGCACCGGTTACTACTGCTCCTGCTACCTCACACcaccctccctctcctgccAGAGCAGGAGGAAGAGAGATTGGCAGGACGGCCAAGGAGCGGCgccgaggagagagagagagacggagCCAGCAAGTGTAACCGCCGCCGCGGAaacgggagaggaggagagagaaggagaggcgAGGGCGAGAAAGGAAACCAGGTGGAAGCAGAGGGGGGAATGGCGTGAAGCATGGCTGGATCCAAGGTTCCGCGATACCCTGCCTATTCTGCAACGCAGCTCGTCTGGAGTTGGAAGGCGGCTACCGCCCCGGCGCTTTCTTGCTCGGCCTGCTCATCGTCGTGTATAAATAGGACCGGGGGGCCAGGCCACAGACCGCACTGCAGCACACCACAGAGATCTCTCCTCTTCCATCTACAGCCGTAGAGAGCGAGGAGCGAGCGAGCGGAGGTTGGtagccaggcggcggcggcggcaatggacTTCGGCGACGAACCCGAGGGCTCCGACAGCCAGCGCCAGCGGAAGCGCTACCACCGCCACACCCCGCGCCAGATTCAGCAGCTCGAGGCGTACGCTCTCTTCCTTCCCTTTCTCTCTCGTTTCGCTTGTTTGGTTTCCGGCCGGCGCCGTCGTGATGATTGAAGGGATGTAATAATGGCGCTCGCCCCGTGGCTGCaggatgttcaaggagtgccaGCACCCCGACGAGAACCAGCGCGCCGCGCTCAGCCGGGAGCTCGGCCTGGACCCGCGCCAGATCAAGTTCTGGTTCCAGAACCGCCGCACCCAGATGAAGGTACGGTGTGTCTTCTTCGAGTTCCCTTGATTTTGTTTCTTTCACGAGGTCGCCGTTTTCCATTTCGATCTTTTGTCGGCTTGTTTTCCACGGATTCTTGATGGCGCGTGTGTGTGCTTGTTGTTTGGCGAGTTGCAGGCGCAGCACGAGCGCGCGGACAACTGCTTCCTGCGCGCGGAGAACGACAAGATCCGGTGCGAGAACATCACCATGCGCGAGGCGCTCAAGAACGTCATCTGCCCCAACTGCGGCGGCCCGCCCGTCACCGAGGACTACTTCGACGAGCAGAAGCTCCGCATGGAGAACGCCCGCCTCAAGGAAGAGGTAACCACTGGCTTGACCAAGGGCGCGCCGATTCCGGCGACGCCCTCGCCGGCCTGTCCTCCTGTATATTTTCATAGTACGTCTCTGgtgttcttcttcttgggtgCCAATGCCAACCTGATGCGGATGGATGGACGCGCAGCTGGACCGGATGTCGAGCTACACCTCCAAGTACCTCGGCCGGCCGTTCACGCAGATGCCCCCGGTGCCGCCCATGTCCGTGTCGTCGCTGGACCTGTCCGTGGGCGGGATGCCCGGGCatgggctcggcggcggcgggccgtcgCTGGACCTCGACCTCCTCGGCGGGTGCCCGCCGGGGATGCCGTTCCAGATGCCGGCGCCCGTGACGGAGATGGAGAGGCCCATGATGGTCGACATGGCGGCGCGCGCCATGGACGAGCTCATCCGCCTCGCGCAGGCCGGCGAGCAGCTCTGGGCCAAGGGCGTCGCCGGGGACGCGAGGGAGACGCTCAACGTCGCCACCtacgacagcctcttcgccaaGCCCGGCGGCGAGTTCCGCCCGCCGGACATCAATGTCGAGGGGTCCAGGGACTCGGCGCTCGTCTTCATGAGCGCCGTCGCGCTCGTCGACGTCTTCATGGACACGGTACgcactccttccccttcctcttctACCGGCATGCTTCGGTTTATTTGCTCAGGCGTCCCGACGATTGATTGCTGCTGCTATTCTGGTATTGTTGCAGAACAAGTGGATGGAGTTCTTCCCCGGCATCGTGTCCAGGGCGCACACCGTCGATGTCCTCGTGAACGGCTTGGGCGGCAGGAGCGATTCATTGATCATGGTAATGCCGCCATAGAATCGAATCCTTGGAATGATTCTCGTGATCCTTGGAAGAAACTAACCAATGCCGTCACGTCGTCGTTGCAGATGTACGAGGAGCTGCACATCATGACGCCCGCCGTCCCGACCCGCGAGTTCAGCTTCCTCCGCTACTGCAAGCAGATCGAGCAGGGCCTCTGGGCCGTCGCCGACGTCTCCCTGGACGGGCAGCGCGACGCGCACTACGGCGGCATCCCGTCGCGCACGCGCCGCCTTCCGTCGGGGTGCCTCATCGCCGACATGTCCAATGGCTACTCCAAGGTCACGCGGCCCGCTCGTGCTTTTGCTCCACGCGTGTACGCACGTGCATTGCCCTGTGTGCTACAATGGCGGGGGTGTCCCTGACACGTTCGTGTGTCTTTGCAGGTGACCTGGGTCGAGCACATGGAGATCGAGCAGATGCTCCCCGTCAACGTGCTCTACCGCAACCTGGTGCTGAGCGGCGCCGCGTTCGGGGCGCACCGGTGGCTCGCCGCGCTGCAGCGCGCGTGCGAGCGCTTCGCGTCGCTCGCCGTGCTCGGCGCGTCGCACCACGACCTCGCCGGAGGTACGCACAGATACATATGAAGCCATTT
It includes:
- the LOC101784440 gene encoding homeobox-leucine zipper protein ROC8 yields the protein MDFGDEPEGSDSQRQRKRYHRHTPRQIQQLEAMFKECQHPDENQRAALSRELGLDPRQIKFWFQNRRTQMKAQHERADNCFLRAENDKIRCENITMREALKNVICPNCGGPPVTEDYFDEQKLRMENARLKEELDRMSSYTSKYLGRPFTQMPPVPPMSVSSLDLSVGGMPGHGLGGGGPSLDLDLLGGCPPGMPFQMPAPVTEMERPMMVDMAARAMDELIRLAQAGEQLWAKGVAGDARETLNVATYDSLFAKPGGEFRPPDINVEGSRDSALVFMSAVALVDVFMDTNKWMEFFPGIVSRAHTVDVLVNGLGGRSDSLIMMYEELHIMTPAVPTREFSFLRYCKQIEQGLWAVADVSLDGQRDAHYGGIPSRTRRLPSGCLIADMSNGYSKVTWVEHMEIEQMLPVNVLYRNLVLSGAAFGAHRWLAALQRACERFASLAVLGASHHDLAGVTPEGKRSMMKLSQRMVSSFCASLSSSALQRWTPLSGTTDVSVRVSSHRSADPGQPNGVVLSAATSIWLPVPGDHVFAFVRDETVRSQWDVLSHGNQVQEVSRIPNGSNPGNCISLLRGLNANQNSMLILQESCTDASGSLVVYSPIDLPAANVVMSGEDPSGIPLLPSGFAILPDGRPGSGAAGASSSAAPLASPPGCVVTVAFQILVSNLPSSRLNAESVATVNGLIGTTVQQIKAALNCAGP